CGGCATTTGGACAAACTCGTTCTGCGGGCATCCGGCGCCGGACGAAGCGAGCGAGGATGCCGTGCAGCGGCGCGCCCGACGTGAGCTCGGCATCCGTGTGACTGGGTTGACGCTTGCACTGCCCGACTTTCGGTATCGAGCAACGGATGCCAGTGGCGTCGTCGAAAACGAGGTCTGTCCCGTCTACACCGCAACGACGACGGATGCGATCGCGCCGGCGCCCGACGAGGTCATGGCGTGGCGCTGGGTCGACCCCGCCGACCTGCTCAAAGCAGTAACCGCGACCCCGTGGGCGTTCAGCCCATGGCTGAGTCTTCAGCTGCCGCTACTGTACACGGCGACCGTTCGCTGACCCTTCTGTAATGGTTGTGGCTGGTCTGGTACTGGCTGGCAGACTGGCGTTTTCAGCTTTGTCTGGTGTGACTCACCGCCCTTCCGACCGCGCGCAGCGTGTGTCTTGCAGTCGACATGTCCACCAGGCAGGGCGGGAAGCGCCGGCCTGACCGCGTGAACATGGCTTGATAGAAGCTCGTCCGGGACCTTGTAAGAGATCCCGTGACTCATTACAGAAACGCCTGCTCGACGACCAGACCGGCACGTAATAACACCCCCTACAGAAGGAGTTACCGTGCCCATCGTCTCACAACTGGTTTGGCAACAGTACGACCACGTCATCGGGGTCGACACGCATGCCAGGACCCACACCCTGGCCGTGCTCAGCAGTGCCGGAGCGCTGCTGAAGTCGGCGACTTTCCCGACCAGTAAACCCGGGCTGGACCGCGCCTACGCGTGGATGCTGCGCGAGGCACCAGGCCACACCCTGGTCGCGATGGAAGGCACCGGCTCCTACGGGGCAACCTTCACCGACCTGCTGAGTGCCCACCGGGTGGAAGTCACCGAAACGAAACCACCGAAACGAGGTGTCCGCCGGGCCGGTAAAAGCGACGTCATCGACGCCGAACACGCCGCCCGCCACGCACTGGCCCTGCCCGTGGACCGGCTGATGATCCCCCGCACACACCACGGCGACCAGGCCGCACTGCGAGTCCTTTTGACCTCCCGGAAAGCACTGCAGAAGAACAAAA
The Rathayibacter sp. SW19 DNA segment above includes these coding regions:
- the idi gene encoding isopentenyl-diphosphate Delta-isomerase; the encoded protein is MSSTHAHTEQVVLLAEDGTPIGVADKATVHDANTRLHLAFSCHVYDGDGRILVTQRALTKRTWPGIWTNSFCGHPAPDEASEDAVQRRARRELGIRVTGLTLALPDFRYRATDASGVVENEVCPVYTATTTDAIAPAPDEVMAWRWVDPADLLKAVTATPWAFSPWLSLQLPLLYTATVR